A segment of the Romboutsia sp. 13368 genome:
CGACGCTATATCTATAGAAAGATTATCTAATGGAAACTATAAATTAGGTGTACATATTGCTGATGTTACACACTATGTACACGAAAAAAGTAAATTAGATAAAGAAGCTTTAAAAAGAGCAACATCTGTTTACTTAGTAGATACAGTAATCCCAATGTTGCCTAAAACATTATCAAATGGAGTTTGTAGTTTAAATCCTCATGAAGATAAACTTACATTATCAGTATTTATGGAAATAGACAGAAAAGGTAATGTAAAACAATACGATATAAAAGAAACAATAATAAATTCTAAAGCTAGAATGACTTATACTGAAGTATCTAACATATTAGAAAATGATGATGAAGAATTAAAAGCTAAATATTCTCATGTAGCAGAAGACTTTAAAATTGCTGAAGAACTAGCTAAAATATTAATGAATAGAAGAAACCAAAGAGGATCAATAGATTTTGACTTCCCAGAAGCTAAAATAATATTAACTCCAGAAGGTAAAGTTTCTGATATAAAAGAATATGAAAGAAGAATATCTAACAGAATAATAGAAGAGTTCATGCTTATAACAAATGAAACAGTAGCAGAACATTACTTCTGGTTAAATATACCGTTTATTTATAGAATACATGAAACTCCAGCATCTGAAAAAATGCAAGAGTTAAGCAAATTTGTATCTACATTTGGATATAGCATAAAAGGTGACTTAGAAGAAGTTCATCCAAAAGCATTACAATCAATAGTAAATGCTATAAAAGGAAAGAGAGAAGAAGAAGCTATAAGTACAATAATGCTACGTTCATTAAGACAGGCAAGATATTCACCAGAATGTAGCGGACACTTTGGATTAGCTGCACAATATTACAGCCACTTTACTTCTCCAATAAGAAGATATCCTGACCTTCAAATACACAGAATAATGAAGGAACATTTAAATAATAAGATAAATAAGAAAAGACAAGAACAACTTGTAAATATAGTAGACTATGCATCAACTCAATCATCAGAAAGAGAAAGAGCAGCAGAATTAGCTGAAAGGGATGTTAAAGATTACTACAAAGCCGTATACATGGAAGATAAAGTTGGAGAAGAATATGATGGTGTTGTATCAAGTGTAACTTCATTTGGAATATTTATCGAATTACCTAACACTGTTGAAGGATTATCTAGACTTGCAAATATGGGAGACGACTATTATATTTATGACGAAATGACATATACTATAATAGGAGAAAGAACTAGAAAGACATATAAAATAGGTGATCCTGTTAGAATAAGAGTTGATAAAGTAAATGTAGATTTAAGAGAAATAGACTTTAAGATACTTTACAAATTAGAAGATATACAACACCCAGAAAATGAAGACCAAGAACAACCTATGGATAAGATAGAAGAGTAATAGATAGGTGTCGGTTTTTCCGACACCTGCTATACAAATTAGCAATCTTGACTATTTNNNATCTTGACTATTTRATATAAATATGGTATATTTTAACTAAGATATTATATAATTTAAAGTAAGAAGGTGAACGTATGGCAGGAACTAAAACATTAGCTACAAATAGAAAAGCAAGACATGAGTACTTTATAGAAGAAACTTATGAATGTGGTATCGAATTAAAAGGTACAGAAGTAAAATCAATCAGACAAGGGAAAGTAAACTTAACTGATGGATATGCATCTGTAGATAATAGCGAAGTATTTATAAAACAAGTTCATATAAGCCCATACGAGCAAGGAAATAGATTTAATGTTGACCCATTAAGAGTAAGAAAATTATTACTTCATAAACATGAAATAAGAAAGCTTATAGGGGCAACAACTGTTAAAGGATATTCATTAATTCCTTTAAGCATGTATCTTAAAAATGGTAAAGTTAAAGTAGAATTAGCTTTAGCAAAAGGTAAAAAGTTACACGATAAACGTCAAGACTTAGCTAAAAAAGATGCACAAAGAACAATAGAAAGAGAACTTAGAGGAAAGTACTAATTTCTCCACTAAATAACATTTGATTTTAATACAAAAAAGTATTAATATATAGATNNACAACTTAATATAAATGGTGAATAAAAAAGTTTGCGAAAACAGTCCAAGGACTTTAAACTTACCACGGGGGCGTAAAGGTTTCGACGTGGGTTTGGAACTTGGGGCTGCGTGTCGTGTTACTCTGGGTCACGTAAAAACTGGGGAACTTAAAATAAACGCAAACGATAATTACGCTTTAGCAGCTTAATAATGCTGCTCGACCCGCCTCGCCCTCCTGCCGGTTAGGCCTGGTCGTCATTTATGCAGGGTACTACTTTTAGGGTGTCTCGACTAAAAGCGGATCAACTGGGACTGGTCAAACACATAGCCTGCCGCTGGGCGATGTGTGAGACGAGATTTTAATACAGTTGGCTACACACGTAGATGCAACAGGGAAAAGACTTGCGGACAGGGGTTCGACTCCCCTCGTCTCCACCATTGAAATCCACGAAAAGATATTGAYGTTAGTCAATATCTTTTTTATTGATNNNNNNNNNNNNNNNNNNNNNNNNNNNNNNNNNNNNNNNNNNNNNNNNNNNNNNNNNNNNNNNNNNNNNNNNNNNNNNNNNNNNNNNNNNNNNNNNNNNNNNNNNNNNNNNNNNNNNNNNNNNNNNNNNNNNNNNNNNNNNNNNNNNNNNNNNNNNNNNNNNNNNNNNNNNNNNNNNNNNNNNNNNNNNNNNNNNNNNNNNNNNNNNNNNNNNNNNNNNNNNNNNNNNNNNNNNNNNNNNNNNNNNNNNNNNNNNNNNNNNNNNNNNNNNNNNNNNNNNNNNNNNNNNNNNNNNNNNNNNNNNNNNNNNNNNNNNNNNNNNNNNNNNNNNNNNNNNNNNNNNNNNNNNNNNNNNNNNNNNNNNNNNNNNNNNNNNNNNNNNNNNNNNNNNNNNNNNNNNNNNNNNNNNNNNNNNNNNNNNNNNNNNNNNNNNNNNNNNNNNNNNNNNNNNNNNNNTATATATCCATGGTAATACTAATATCATAATGACCCATTAATACCTGGACAGTTTTAGGTGGTANNNNNNNNNNNNNNNNNNNNNNNNNNNNNNNNNNNNNNNNNNNNNNNNNNNNNNNNNNNNNNNNNNNNNNNNNNNNNNNNNNNNNNNNNNNNNNNNNNNNNNNNNNNNNNNNNNNNNNNNNNNNNNNNNNNNNNNNNNNNNNNNNNNNNNNNNNNNNNNNNNNNNNNNNNNNNNNNNNNNNNNNNNNNNNNNNNNNNNNNNNNNNNNNNNNNNNNNNNNNNNNNNNNNNNNNNNNNNNNNNNNNNNNNNNNNNNNNNNNNNNNNNNNNNNNNNNNNNNNNNNNNNNNNNNNNNNNNNNNNNNNNNNNNNNNNNNNNNNNNNNNNNNNNNNNNNNNNNNNNNNNNNNNNNNNNNNNNNNNNNNNNNNNNNNNNNNNNNNNNNNNNNNNNNNNNNNNNNNNNNNNNNNNNNNNNNNNNNNNNNNNNNNNNNNNNNNNNNNNNNNNNNNNNNNNNNNNNNNNNNNNNNNNNNNNNNNNNNNNNNNNNNNNNNNNNNNNNNNNNNNNNNNNNNNTATTATTATCCTTTGGTAATGTAACCATCTTGCAATAATTTTTTTGAATATATCCTTGTTTTTCAGCTTCTCCCAGRCATGGTTTAAGTCTAGTATTAATGNNNNNNNNNNNNNNNNNNNNNNNNNNNNNNNNNNNNNNNNNNNNNNNNNNNNNNNNNNNNNNNNNNNNNNNNNNNNNNNNNNNNNNNNNNNNNNNNNNNNNNNNNNNNNNNNNNNNNNNNNNNNNNNNNNNNNNNNNNNNNNNNNNNNNNNNNNNNNNNNNNNNNNNNNNNNNNNNNNNNNNNNNNNNNNNNNNNNNNNNNNNNNNNNNNNNNNNNNNNNNNNNNNNNNNNNNNNNNNNNNNNNNNNNNNNNNNNNNNNNNNNNNNNNNNNNNNNNNNNNNNNNNNNNNNNNNNNNNNNNNNNNNNNNNNNNNNNNNNNNNNNNNNNNNNNNNNNNNNNNNNNNNNNNNNNNNNNNNNNNNNNNNNNNNNNNNNNNNNNNNNNNNNNNNNNNNNNNNNNNNNNNNNNNNNNNNNNNNNNNNNNNNNNNNNNNNNNNNNNNNNNNNNNNNNNNNNNNNNNNNNNNNNNNNNNNNNNNNNNNNNNNNNNNNNNNNNNNNNNNNNNNNNNNNNNNNNNNNNNNNNNNNNNNNNNNNNNNNNNNNNNNNNNNNNNNNNNNNNNNNNNNNNNNNNNNNNNNNNNNNNNNNNNNNNNNNNNNNNNNNNNNNNNNNNNNNNNNNNNNNNNNNNNNNNNNNNNNNNNNNNNNNNNNNNNNNNNNNNTCAATATTCATTTTTGATAATCTTTGGTCTACATATTCAGTCATTAATTCCTCGTAAATATCATCCTCTATATCCATTAATTTGTTCATGTCNNNNNNNNNNNNNNNNNNNNNNNNNNNNNNNNNNNNNNNNNNNNNNNNNNNNNNNNNNNNNNNNNNNNNNNNNNNNNNNNNNNNNNNNNNNNNNNNNNNNNNNNNNNNNNNNNNNNNNNNNNNNNNNNNNNNNNNNNNNNNNNNNNNNNNNNNNNNNNNNNNNNNNNNNNNNNNNNNNNNNNNNNNNNNNNNNNNNNNNNNNNNNNNNNNNNNNNNNNNNNNNNNNNNNNNNNNNNNNNNNNNNNNNNNNNNNNNNNNNNNNNNNNNNNNNNNNNNNNNNNNNNNNNNNNNNNNNNNNNNNNNNNNNNNNNNNNNNNNNNNNNNNNNNNNNNNNNNNNNNNNNNNNNNNNNNNNNNNNNNNNNNNNNNNNNNNNNNNNNNNNNNNNNNNNNNNNNNNNNNNNNNNNNNNNNNNNNNNNNNNNNNNNNNNNNNNNNNNNNNNNNNNNNNNNNNNNNNNNNNNNNNNNNNNNNNNNNNNNNNNNNNNNNNNNNNNNNNNNNNNNNNNNNNNNNNNNNNNNNNNNNNNNNNNNNNNNNNNNNNNNNNNNNNNNNNNNNNNNNNNNNNNNNNNNNNNNNNNNNNNNNNNNNNNNNNNNNNNNNNNNNNNNNNNNNNNNNNNNNNNNNNNNNNNNNNNNNNNNNNNNNNNNNNNNNNNNNNNNNNNNNNNNNNNNNNNNNNNNNNNNNNNNNNNNNNNNNNNNNNNNNNNNNNNNNNNNNNNNNNNNNNNNNNNNNNNNNNNNNNNNNNNNNNNNNNNNNNNNNNNNNNNNNNNNNNNNNNNNNNNNNNNNNNNNNNNNNNNNNNNNNNNNNNNNNNNNNNNNNNNNNNNNNNNNNNNNNNNNNNNNNNNNNNNNNNNNNNNNNNNNNNNNNNNNNNNNNNNNNNNNNNNNNNNNNNTATAGGAAATTCATTCTAGGAGGTGATATATTGTTAAAACAATTTGAAGTAGTAGCATCTAAAGATTTATTACCAATAATTCCAGTATTTAATTATACTAATAAACCAGTAGTACCATGGAAAAAAGAARMTAATAGAATAAAKGATATAAATGAGCTAANNNNNNNNNNNNNNNNNNNNNNNNNNNNNNNNNNNNNNNNNNNNNNNNNNNNNNNNNNNNNNNNNNNNNNNNNNNNNNNNNNNNNNNNNNNNNNNNNNNNNNNNNNNNNNNNNNNNNNNNNNNNNNNNNNNNNNNNNNNNNNNNNNNNNNNNNNNNNNNNNNNNNNNNNNNNNNNNNNNNNNNNNNNNNNNNNNNNNNNNNNNNNNNNNNNNNNNNNNNNNNNNNNNNNNNNNNNNNNNNNNNNNNNNNNNNNNNNNNNNNNNNNNNNNNNNNNNNNNNNNNNNNNNNNNNNNNNNNNNNNNNNNNNNNNNNNNNNNNNNNNNNNNNNNNNNNNNNNNNNNNNNNNNNNNNNNNNNNNNNNNNNNNNNNNNNNNNNNNNNNNNNNNNNNNNNNNNNNNNNNNNNNNNNNNNNNNNNNNNNNNNNNNNNNNNNNNNNNNNNNNNNNNNNNNNNNNNNNNNNNNNNNNNNNNNNNNNNNNNNNNNNNNNNNNNNNNNNNNNNNNNNNNNNNNNNNNNNNNNNNNNNNNNNNNNNNNNNNNNNNNNNNNNNNNNNNNNNNNNNNNNNNNNNNNNNNNNNNNNNNNNNNNNNNNNNNNNNNNNNNNNNNNNNNNNNNNNNNNNNNNNNNNNNNNNNNNNNNNNNNNNNNNNNNNNNNNNNNNNNNNNNNNNNNNNNNNNNNNNNNNNNNNNNNNNNNNNNNNNNNNNNNNNNNNNNNNNNNNNNNNNNNNNNNNNNNNNNNNNNNNNNNNNNNNNNNNNNNNNNNNNNNNNNNNNNNNNNNNNNNNNNNNNNNNNNNNNNNNNNNNNNNNNNNNNNNNNNNNNNNNNNNNNNNNNNNNNNNNNNNNNNNNNNNNNNNNNNNNNNNNNNNNNNNNNNNNNNNNNNNNNNNNNNNNNNNNNNNNNNNNNNNNNNNNNNNNNNNNNNNNNNNNNNNNNNNNNNNNNNNNNNNNNNNNNNNNNNNNNNNNNNNNNNNNNNNNNNNNNNNNNNNNNNNNNNNNNNNNNNNNNNNNNNNNNNNNNNNNNNNNNNNNNNNNNNNNNNNNNNNNNNNNNNNNNNNNNNNNNNNNNNNNNNNNNNNNNNNNNNNNNNNNNNNNNNNNNNNNNNNNNNNNNNNNNNNNNNNNNNNNNNNNNNNNNNNNNNNNNNNNNNNTTTAAAAGCTTCTTAGAAAATATACTTGATGAGGGTACTATATTAACACTCCAGGAAGCATGGGGAGTTATGTTGTGTCCTAATGCTANNNNNNNNNNNNNNNNNNNNNNNNNNNNNNNNNNNNNNNNNNNNNNNNNNNNNNNNNNNNNNNNNNNNNNNNNNNNNNNNNNNNNNNNNNNNNNNNNNNNNNNNNNNNNNNNNNNNNNNNNNNNNNNNNNNNNNNNNNNNNNNNNNNNNNNNNNNNNNNNNNNNNNNNNNNNNNNNNNNNNNNNNNNNNNNNNNNNNNNNNNNNNNNNNNNNNNNNNNNNNNNNNNNNNNNNNNNNNNNNNNNNNNNNNNNNNNNNNNNNNNNNNNNNNNNNNNNNNNNNNNNNNNNNNNNNNNNNNNNNNNNNNNNNNNNNNNNNNNNNNNNNNNNNNNNNNNNNNNNNNNNNNNNNNNNNNNNNNNNNNNNNNNNNNNNNNNNNNNNNNNNNNNNNNNNNNNNNNNNNNNNNNNNNNNNNNNNNNNNNNNNNNNNNNNNNNNNNNNNNNNNNNNNNNNNNNNNNNNNNNNNNNNNNNNNNNNNNNNNNNNNNNNNNNNNNNNNNNNNNNNNNNNNNNNNNNNNNNNNNNNNNNNNNNNNNNNNNNNNNNNNNNNNNNNNNNNNNNNNNNNNNNNNNNNNNNNNNNNNNNNNNNNNNNNNNNNNNNNNNNNNNNNNNNNNNNNNNNNNNNNNNNNNNNNNNNNNNNNNNNNNNNNNNNNNNNNNNNNNNNNNNNNNNNNNNNNNNNNNNNNNNNNNNNNNNNNNNNNNNNNNNNNNNNNNNNNNNNNNNNNNNNNNNNNNNNNNNNNNNNNNNNNNNNNNNNNNNNNNNNNNNNNNNNNNNNNNNNNNNNNNNNNNNNNNNNNNNNNNNNNNNNNNNNNNNNNNNNNNNNNNNNNNNNNNNNNNNNNNNNNNNNNNNNNNNNNNNNNNNNNNNNNNNNNNNNNNNNNNNNNNNNNNNNNNNNNNNNNNNNNNNNNNNNNNNNNNNNNNNNNNNNNNNNNNNNNNNNNNNNNNNNNNNNNNNNNNNNNNNNNNNNNNNNNNNNNNNNNNNNNNNNNNNNNNNNNNNNNNNNNNNNNNNNNNNNNNNNNNNNNNNNNNNNNNNNNNNNNNNNNNNNNNNNNNNNNNNNNNNNNNNNNNNNNNNNNNNNNNNNNNNNNNNNNNNNNNNNNNNNNNNNNNNNNNNNNNNNNNNNNNNNNNNNNNNNNNNNNNNNNNNNNNNNNNNNNNNNNNNNNNNNNNNNNNNNNNNNNNNNNNNNNNNNNNNNNNNNNNNNNNNNNNNNNNNNNNNNNNNNNNNNNNNNNNNNNNNNNNNNNNNNNNNNNNNNNNNNNNNNNNNNNNNNNNNNNNNNNNNNNNNNNNNNNNNNNNNNNNNNNNNNNNNNNNNNNNNNNNNNNNNNNNNNNNNNNNNNNNNNNNNNATTGTTTTGATATGGATAAACTTGATTTAATAGAAATGAGCAAAGAAAAAACCATCCTAATAGATGGCGAGTTTTACGAAACCAGTTACAAAGATAAAAATGATAACTGGATAAATGGATATTGNNNNNNNNNNNNNNNNNNNNNNNNNNNNNNNNNNNNNNNNNNNNNNNNNNNNNNNNNNNNNNNNNNNNNNNNNNNNNNNNNNNNNNNNNNNNNNNNNNNNNNNNNNNNNNNNNNNNNNNNNNNNNNNNNNNNNNNNNNNNNNNNNNNNNNNNNNNNNNNNNNNNNNNNNNNNNNNNNNNNNNNNNNNNNNNNNNNNNNNNNNNNNNNNNNNNNNNNNNNNNNNNNNNNNNNNNNNNNNNNNNNNNNNNNNNNNNNNNNNNNNNNNNNNNNNNNNNNNNNNNNNNNNNNNNNNNNNNNNNNNNNNNNNNNNNNNNNNNNNNNNNNNNNNNNNNNNNNNNNNNNNNNNNNNNNNNNNNNNNNNNNNNNNNNNNNNNNNNNNNNNNNNNNNNNNNNNNNNNNNNNNNNNNNNNNNNNNNNNNNNNNNNNNNNNNNNNNNNNNNNNNNNNNNNNNNNNNNNNNNNNNNNNNNNNNNNNNNNNNNNNNNNNNNNNNNNNNNNNNNNNNNNNNNNNNNNNNNNNNNNNNNNNNNNNNNNNNNNNNNNNNNNNNNNNNNNNNNNNNNNNNNNNNNNNNNNNNNNNNNNNNNNNNNNNNNNNNNNNNNNNNNNNNNNNNNNNNNNNNNNNNNNNNNNNNNNNNNNNNNNNNNNNNNNNNNNNNNNNNNNNNNNNNNNNNNNNNNNNNNNNNNNNNNNNNNNNNNNNNNNNNNNNNNNNNNNNNNNNNNNNNNNNNNNNNNNNNNNNNNNNNNNNNNNNNNNNNNNNNNNNNNNNNNNNNNNNNNNNNNNNNNNNNNNNNNNNNNNNNNNNNNNNNNNNNNNNNNNNNTATAGAAGGATTAAAGGATAAACTAGAATTACAAACCAATAAAAGTATTGATATAGAGTTTATAAGTAGTTCCAATGGTGCTTATTTTGATATTAAAGTATATAATCATAAATNNNNNNNNNNNNNNNNNNNNNNNNNNNNNNNNNNNNNNNNNNNNNNNNNNNNNNNNNNNNNNNNNNNNNNNNNNNNNNNNNNNNNNNNNNNNNNNNNNNNNGATAAGCATATAGGACTATTTGGAGAGAGTGGGAGTGGTAAAAGTACAACATTAAAGACTATATTAACTCAATTAGTATTAAATTATAAACCAAGTGAATTACAGTTATATNNNNNNNNNNNNNNNNNNNNNNNNNNNNNNNATATATATTCAAATATAGAGCATACAAAGGCATTTACANNNNNNNNNNNNNNNNNNNNNNNNNNNNNNNNNNNNNNNNNNNNNNNNNNNNNNNNNNNNNNNNNNNNNNNNNNNNNNNNNNNNNNNNNNNNNNNNNNNNNNNNNNNNNNNNNNNNNNNNNNNNATAAGTTACCAGTAATATTATTTGTTATAGAAGARTTTGCAAGTGTATATAARRATAAATCTATACAAAGTATGTTACAACTTGCATTGAGTCAATGGAGGTCTATTGGAATANNNNNNNNNNNNNNNNNNNNNNNNNNNNNNNNNNNNNNNNNNNNNNNNNNNNNNNNNNNNNNNNNNNNNNNNNNNNNNNNNNNNNNNNNNNNNNNNNNNNNNNNNNNNNNNNNNNTTATAGATAAGTATAATTTATTAAATAATTTACGAGGTAATGGCCATGGATATATAAGATACAATGGTAAATTAAATGAATTTCAAAGTTTTTATATAGACCATACCCAGGTTAAGAGGTTAATAAGAAAATTAGAGATTAAAAAGGAAAATATAAAGKATGATAATGTAAAATCAAATATNNNNNNNNNNNNNNNNNNNNNNNNNNNNNNNNNNNNNNNNNNNNNNNNNNNNNNNNNNNNNNNNNNNNNNNNNNNNNNNNNNNNNNNNNNNNNNNNNNNNNNNNNNNNNNNNNNNNNNNNNNNNNNNNNNNNNNNNNNNNNNNNNNNNNNNNNNNNNNNNNNNNNNNNNNNNNNNNNNNNNNNNNNNNNNNNNNNNNNNNNNNNNNNNNNNNNNNNNNNNNNNNNNNNNNNNNNNNNNNNNNNNNNNNNNNNNNNNNNNNNNNNNNNNNNNNNNNNNNNNNNNNNNNNNNNNNNNNCCTAATCAAATATCATCATATATTTATTATTTAGGTAGGAAACCTGGAAATATAGACCATAGTTTATTAATAAGCCATTTTGTAGCACATATTAATATATTAGGTGGTGAAGTGGTGAAGCTAAAAAGGGAATGGNNNNNNNNNNNNNNNNNNNNNNNNNNNNNNNNNNNNNNNNNNNNNNNNNNNNNNNNNNNNNNNNNNNNNNNNNNNNNNNNNNNNNNNNNNNNNNNNNNNNNNNNNNNNNNNNNNNNNNNNNNNNNNNNNNNNNNNNNNNNNNNNNNNNNNNNNNNNNNNNNNNNNNNNNNNNNNNNNNNNNNNNNNNNNNNNNNNNNNNNNNNNNNNNNNNNNNNNNNNNNNNNNNNNNNNNNNNNNNNNNNNNNNNNNNNNNNNNNNNNNNNNNNNNNNNNNNNNNNNNNNNNNNNNNNNNNNNNNNNNNNNNNNNNNNNNNNNNNNNNNNNNNNNNNNNNNNNNNNNNNNNNNNNNNNNNNNNNNNNNNNNNNNNNNNNNNNNNNNNNNNNNNNNNNNNNNNNNNNNNNNNNNNNNNNNNNNNNNNNNNNNNNNNNNNNNNNNNNNNNNNNNNNNNNNNNNNNNNNNNNNNNNNNNNNNNNNNNNNNNNNNNNNNNNNNNNNNNNNNNNNNNNNNNNNNNNNNNNNNNNNNNNNNNNNNNNNNNNNNNNNNNNNNNNNNNNNNNNNNNNNNNNNNNNNNNNNNNNNNNNNNNNNNNNNNNNNNNNNNNNNNNNNNNNNNNNNNNNNNNNNNNNNNNNNNNNNNNNNNNNNNNNNNNNNNNNNNNNNNNNNNNNNNNNNNNNNNNNNNNNNNNNNNNNNNNNNNNNNNNNNNNNNNNNNNNNNNNNNNNNNNNNNNNNNNNNNNNNNNNNNNNNNNNNNNNNNNNNNNNNNNNNNNNNNNNNNNNNNNNNNNNNNNNNNNNNNNNNNNNNNNNNNNNNNNNNNNNNNNNNNNNNNNNNNNNNNNNNNNNNNNNNNNNNNNNNNNNNNNNNNNNNNNNNNNNNNNNNNNNNNNNNNNNNNNNNNNNNNNNNNNNNNNNNNNNNNNNNNNNNNNNNNNNNNNNNNNNNNNNNNNNNNNNNNNNNNNNNNNNNNNNNNNNNNNNNNNNNNNNNNNNNNNNNNNNNNNNNNNNNNNNNNNNNNNNNNNNNNNNNNNNNNNNNNNNNNNNNNNNNNNNNNNNNNNNNNNNNNNNNNNNNNNNNNNNNNNNNNNNNNNNNNNNNNNNNNNNNNNNNNNNNNNNNNNNNNNNNNNNNNNNNNNNNNNNNNNNNNNNNNNNNNNNNNNNNNNNNNNNNNNNNNNNNNNNNNNNNNNNNNNNNNNNNNNNNNNNNNNNNNNNNNNNNNNNNNNNNNNNNNNNNNNNNNNNNNNNNNNNNNNNNNNNNNNNNNNNNNNNNNNNNNNNNNNNNNNNNNNNNNNNNNNNNNNNNNNNNNNNNNNNNNNNNNNNNNNNNNNNNNNNNNNNNNNNNNNNNNNNNNNNNNNNNNNNNNNNNNNNNNNNNNNNNNNNNNNNNNNNNNNNNNNNNNNNNNNNNNNNNNNNNNNNNNNNNNNNNNNGATAATGGCGAGATAATAAAATATAAATCGTGGATATTATTTCYACGATTCGTCTCCACCATTGAAATCCACGNAAAAGRTATTGGCTAAGTAGNNNNNNNNNNNNNNNNNNNNNNNNNNNNNNNNNNNNNNNNNNNNNNNNNNNNNNNNNNNNNNNNNNNNNNNNNNNNNNNNNNNNNNNNNNNNNNNNNNNNNNNNNNNNNNNNNNNNNNNNNNNNNNNNNNNNNNNNNNNNNNNNNNNNNNNNNNNNNNNNNNNNNNNNNNNNNNNNNNNNNNNNNNNNNNNNNNNNNNNNNNNNNNNNNNNNNNNNNNNNNNNNNNNNNNNNNNNNNNNNNNNNNNNNNNNNNNNNNNNNNNNNNNNNNNNNNNNNNNNNNNNNNNNNNNNNNNNNNNNNNNNNNNNNNNNNNNNNNNNNNNNNNNNNNNNNNNNNNNNNNNNNNNNNNNNNNNNNNNNNNNNNNNNNNNNNNNNNNNNNNNNNNNNNNNNNNNNNNNNNNNNNNNNNNNNNNNNNNNNNNNNNNNNGTAAATAGTATGCTTAAAGATAAGTTAGATGAATTAGAACAAGTAAAGTTAAATTTAGAATCAAAGATAAATGAACTATCTATAGAAAGTAATGGTRYAGAATCAGWAGATATAACAGAAGANNNNNNNNNNNNNNNNNNNNNNNNNNNNNNNNNNNNNNNNNNNNNNNNNNNNNNNNNNNNNNNNNNNNNNNNNNNNNNNNNNNNNNNNNNNNNNNNNNNNNNNNNNNNNNNNNNNNNNNNNNNNNNNNNNNNNNNNNNNNNNNNNNNNNNNNNNNNNNNNNNNNNNNNNNNNNNNNNNNNNNNNNNNNNNNNNNNNNNNNNNNNNNNNNNNNNNNNNNNNNNNNNNNNNNNNNNNNNNNNNNNNNNNNNNNNNNNNNNNNNNNNNNNNNNNNNNNNNNNNNNNNNNNNNNNNNNNNNNNNNNNNNNNNNNNNNNNNNNNNNNNNNNNNNNNNNNNNNNNNNNNNNNNNNNNNNNNNNNNNNNNNNNNNNNNNNNNNNNNNNNNNNNNNNNNNNNNNNNNNNNNNNNNNNNNNNNNNNNNNNNNNNNNNNNNNNNNNNNNNNNNNNNNNNNNNNNNNNNNNNNNNNNNNNNNNNNNNNNNNNNNNNNNNNNNNNNNNNNNNNNNNNNNNNNNNNNNNNNNNNNNNNNNNNNNNNNNNNNNNNNNNNNNNNNNNNNNNNNNNNNNNNNNNNNNNNNNNNNNNNNNNNNNNNNNNNNNNNNNNNNNNNNNNNNNNNNNNNNNNNNNNNNNNNNNNNNNNNNNNNNNNNNNNNNNNNNTATTCAACAACAGAGGAATTGATAATTTATTTTCATAATTAATCACCCTTCTTTTTTATTCTTAAAAAAGAAGGGATAAATCAAGCAGATACAAAAGATCACCTCCATAATTAAATATAATCATATAAGAATCTATGTGATTTAAGTGTCTACTAAAATATATATTTTCATGAACACTTAAATTAGCAATATAACATTACCAATAAATAACTGTTTATATATATGGCATCACGAGTATCTTTATTTCGCATTATATATCAATTGCGAACTAAATTATATTATTTATCACGAATTTAGCTAACATAGCCAAAAACTAAAAYARCGTTAGATNNNNNNNNNNNNNNNNNNNNNNNNNNNNNNNNNNNNNNNNNNNNNNNNNNNNNNNNNNNNNNNNNNNNNNNNNNNNNNNNNNNNNNNNNNNNNNNNNNNNNNNNNNNNNNNNNNNNNNNNNNNNNNNNNNNNNNNNNNNNNNNNNNNNNNNNNNNNNNNNNNNNNNNNNNNNNNNNNNNNNNNNNNNNNNNNNNNNNNNNNNN
Coding sequences within it:
- a CDS encoding FtsK/SpoIIIE domain-containing protein, which encodes MGLFGESGSGKSTTLKTILTQLVLNYKPSELQLY
- the rnr gene encoding ribonuclease R; its protein translation is MLPGLKESLLGLINDPAYTPLKKEELALIFDIHPTEMPMFYNFLEELEEDGYIGKTKKGKIASPKSMGYFVGKFVAHRKGFGFVESDEEYTQDLFIPAADTNGAMHNDRVVAEITKPATDERRAEGAIIKILEREITKVVGEFQSNKTFGFVIADEKKFNQDIYIPKKYFSGAKDGDKVVVQITIWPQAGRKPEGKIIEVLGPKGEKEVEILSIIRGHGLPEEFPKKVLEEAQQVAVPIPQEEYDRRLDIRDLNIFTIDGEDAKDLDDAISIERLSNGNYKLGVHIADVTHYVHEKSKLDKEALKRATSVYLVDTVIPMLPKTLSNGVCSLNPHEDKLTLSVFMEIDRKGNVKQYDIKETIINSKARMTYTEVSNILENDDEELKAKYSHVAEDFKIAEELAKILMNRRNQRGSIDFDFPEAKIILTPEGKVSDIKEYERRISNRIIEEFMLITNETVAEHYFWLNIPFIYRIHETPASEKMQELSKFVSTFGYSIKGDLEEVHPKALQSIVNAIKGKREEEAISTIMLRSLRQARYSPECSGHFGLAAQYYSHFTSPIRRYPDLQIHRIMKEHLNNKINKKRQEQLVNIVDYASTQSSERERAAELAERDVKDYYKAVYMEDKVGEEYDGVVSSVTSFGIFIELPNTVEGLSRLANMGDDYYIYDEMTYTIIGERTRKTYKIGDPVRIRVDKVNVDLREIDFKILYKLEDIQHPENEDQEQPMDKIEE
- the smpB gene encoding SsrA-binding protein SmpB, which produces MAGTKTLATNRKARHEYFIEETYECGIELKGTEVKSIRQGKVNLTDGYASVDNSEVFIKQVHISPYEQGNRFNVDPLRVRKLLLHKHEIRKLIGATTVKGYSLIPLSMYLKNGKVKVELALAKGKKLHDKRQDLAKKDAQRTIERELRGKY